The DNA segment TCGCGCGCGCCCGTCCAGACCGCGCGGAAGCTCAGCTCGAGCCCGGAGATCCCGCCCCAGGCGAGGCCGAAGTCGCCGTCGTGCGCGAACTTGAGCGCGGCGGTGGCGGGGGAGTGATCGGAGGCGATCAGGTCGATCGTTCCGTCGAGCAGGCCCTTCCAGAGCAGCTCGCGGTTGCGCTCGTCCCGGATCGGCGGGCAGCACTTGAACTGCGTGCCGCCGTCGGGGATCGTCTCGGCGTCGAAGGTGAGGTAGTGCGGGCAGGTCTCCGCGGTGATCCGCAGCCCCTCGGCCTTCGCCTCCCGCAGCAGCGGCAGCGCCTCGGCGGAGGAGAGGTGCAGGATGTGCGCGCGCCCGCCCGTCTCGCGGACGGCCTGGATCACGCTGGCGATCGCCGAGTTCTCCGAGGCGGGCGGCCGGGAGTCGACGAAGTCGTCGTAGGAGGTGCCGCCGCTGTTCGCGCTCGCCTCGAGCTCGTCCGGATCCTCGGCGTGCACGATCAGCAGGCCGTCGAACGCGGCGATCTCGCGCATCGCCGCGAAGAGCTGCTCGGTGCTGAGGTGCGGGAACTCGTCCACACCGCTGGGCGAGAGGAAGCACTTGAAGCCGAAGACGCCCGCGTCGTGCAGCTCGCGCAGGGTGCCGAGGTTCTCCGGGATCGCCCCGCCCCAGAAGCCGACGTCGACGAGCGCCTGGGGCCCGGCCGCGGCCTTCTTGGCGTCCAGCCCCGTGACGGTGGTCGTCGGCGGGATCGAGTTGAGCGGCATGTCGATGATCGTGGTGACGCCGCCGGCCGCTGCCGCACGAGTGGCGGAGGCGAAGCCCTCCCACTCGGTGCGGCCGGGCTCGTTGACGTGCACATGGGTGTCGACGATCCCCGGCAGCAGCACCTGGCCGGCGGGGAGGACGACCTCCTCGAGGGTCTTCCAGGGGGCGTCGATGTCGCCGACGGCGACGATGAGACCGCCCGCGACGGCGACGCTGGCGGGCCGCGTCCCGTTCTCGGTGAGGACGGCGGAGGAGCGGATCACGAGGTCGAGCGAGGGGGAGTCGTCGGGCATGGGTTCGACCATATACTCGGCATGTTTCCCGCGTGTGAGCGCCCGCCGGCCGCACGACCCGGCTCCGCGCCCTCCCGCCCGTCGACGTCGGAGGCCGCCGTGCTCGAACTCGCCGTACCGCTCCTCGCGCGCGTCGAGGCGGGCGAGAGCGTCGCCGTGGTCACTGTCACGCACGTCTTCGGCTCGGCGCCGCGCGCCCTCGGCTCCTCGATGGCGGTCGACGCGGCCGGCAGCGCCATCGGCTCGATCTCGGGCGGCTGCGTCGAGGCCCAGGCCTACGCGCTCGCGCAGGAGGTTCTCGGCTCGGGCGGCTCCGGCTCCGAGCACTTCGGCTTCGACGACGAGGCGGCCTTCGCAGCCGGTCTCTCCTGCGGCGGGCAGCTGCGGGTCTTCGGCCACGTCGTCGACGCGAGCTCGGGGGCCGTGCTGGCCGAGCTGCGGGCAGCGCGGGCCGGGCGGCCGGCGGGACTGGCGATGATCGTCGGCGGGCCGGACGCGCTCGTCGGCCTGGTGCTGACCGGCGCGACCCGCGCTCAGGACGTGGTGGGGCCGTCGCTGGACGAGGACACGGTGCGCCGGATCCTGGCCGAGCGGGCGGCGCGCCTGGCCTCGGGCCGCTCGGCGACGGTGGAGATCGCCTGCCAGGGCGTCGAGCTCGAGGTGACCTACGTCGTCAGCGCCGAGAAGCCGCGCCTGCTGATCTTCGGCGCCGTCGACTTCTCCGCGGCGCTCTGCGCGGCCGGGGCGCTGCTCGGCTACCGGGTGACGGTCTGCGATGCGCGGCCGGTGTTCGCGACGGCGGAGCGGTTCCCTGGCGCCGACGAGGTCGTGGTCGACTGGCCGTCCGACTACCTCGCGGCGACGGAGGTGGACGAGCGCACGGTGATCGCGGTGCTCACCCACGACGAGAAGTTCGACGTGCCGCTGCTCGAGACGGCGCTGACGCTGCCGGCCGCCTACATCGGCGCGATGGGCTCCCGGCGCACGCACGAGCGGCGGCTGCGGCTGCTGCGCGAGGCCGGGGTGGCGGAGGAGTCGCTCGCCCGGCTGCACTCGCCGATCGGCCTGGACATCGGCGCGTCGACGCCGGAGGAGACGGCGGTCTCGATCCTCGCGGAGGTGCTGGCGGTGCGCGCCGGGGCGTCCGGGGCGCCGCTCGCGGGGCGGTCGGGGCCGATCCACACCTCGCGCTGACGGACGGCACGCATCCTGCCGGGTCGGGCCGAGTGCTGCCATGACGGCGGCGGCTCTGCCGCCGGAGTCGGATCGTGCCAGGGACTCGGTGCCGAGCGGCCGCGGTGCGACCATGATCGCGCTCCGCCGCCCACCCTGTCTGCACGATGATCAAGGAGTCCCCATGTCCGCAGCCACGCGCCCCTCCGCCTCCTCCCGCCGCGACCGGAGGCGGCGTCCGTCCGTCGCCGCGGCGCTCGCGCTCGCCGCCGGTCTGGCGGGGTGCCTCGCGCCCGCCGCGCTCGCCGATCCGGCCGTCGAGGTCCCCGCACTGACGAGCGCGGTGCAGTCCGCTCTCGGAGGCCCGGCCGTCGACGCCTTCGCCCTGACGGGCCCGGCGAAGAGCTTCGACGTCACGGGCACCGGCGGCGGCGTCGATCCGGCCGCGTCGGCGAAGGCGGGCGCACCGGCTCCGTCGAGTGCTGCCGCGGGCCCCGACTCCGGCGCTTCCGGGGAGGCGACCGCCGGCCCCGGGCTGACGGTGACGACCCGGGCCCGTTTCGATGTCGCACCCTACGGAGCAGTCGGGCTCGGCACGCCGATCACCGTCGCCTACACGTTCACGAACACGGGGACCGTCCCGCTGGACGAGGTCGGTCCCGATCGGGTCCGGCTGGACGTCCAGGAGAGCCGGGCCGCCTTCGTGACGGGCCGCGTGGTCACCGCGGACGACCTCCGGTCCGGCGTCGTGACGCTGTCGAGCTCGTGGACGGTGCGGACGCCGACGGGCTCCTACACCACGCCGACCAGCATCGAGAGCATCCCCCTCCCCGGGACGCTCGACTAGCGACCGCCGTCGGCGCCCGCCCGATCGTCCACTCCCGGCGGTGCCGCGGCGATCGGGCGGTCGGCACCGGCCGGGAAGGCCGCGTTCCACTGCGTGCCCGGCCTGCAGGAGGCGCTCGTCGGGCAGTGATCCTGACGGCCCGATCGGATCCCGCCAGGAAATGGACAGGGAGCGGTGCGCGGTTCGATGCTGTCATCGCTCCGCTCCGCTCCGCTGCCCCGGCCGGCCGGGTCCTCCCGACCGCCTCTTCGTTCAGCCCTTCCGCACGACCATCAAGGAGTCCTCATGTCACCGCGCCGTCCCGATCCTGCCCGCGCTAGCGTCCGGCGAACGAGCCTTCCGGCCGTCGCCGCGTCCCTCGCTCTGACCGCAGGTCTGGTCAGCTGCATCGCCCCGACCGCTCATGCGGAGGGCCGCGCCCCGGCCGTGCGGAGCGATGTCGCCACGAGCTCGGCCGCCGTCGAGGAGCGCCCCGCTCTGAACGTCGTGACCACGGGAGCCTTCGAGGTCCGGCCGGGTCGATCGGTCACCGTCGGCACCCCTGTCGTCTTCACCTACCGATTCACGAACACCGGGAACGTCCCGCTCGACGACGTCGGTCCGGGCCACGAGCACCTGGAGGTCGGCTGGTCCTACGAGTTCGTCAGCAGGGGACGCACCGTCGACGCGGAGGACCTCGAGCGGGGATACGTGACCTCCTCGCGTGCGTGGGCGCCCCGGACACCGACGGGCTGGTACGTCTCACCGACGTTCACCTTCCATCTGCCCATCCCTTCCAGCAGCCGGTAGCCCCGGCGTTCGTCACCCAGGAGGCCTCGTGTCTCTCCGTCCTCCTCGCCCGCCCGCTCCGATCGGCGGATGACCGTCCGCACCCCGACGCGCTCCTGGCAGGCTCCGCCCTTCCCGGCGTACCTCTTCACCCGCTGAGCGGCCGCTCGACCCGGGGCGCGCCGGCCCACGGAAACCACCGCGAAACACCGCGCTGCCATGCTCGGGGAATGCAGCGTCATGTCATCACCGGAGCCCACGTCGCCACCGTCGACGCCGCCGGGGCCGAGCACCCCGGCGGCCACGTGGTCGTCGACGACCGGCGGATCGTCGCCGTCGGCGCGGGGGAGCCGCCCGCCTGGGCCCTGGACGGCCGCGCGCCGACCGGGCTCCCGTCCGCGGAGCCGGTCGTGCTCACCCGGGTCGACGGCCGGGGCCACCTGCTGACCCCCGGACTCGTCAACACTCACCACCACCTGTACCAGTGGCTGACCCGCGGCTGGGCGCAGGACTCGATCCTCTTCGACTGGCTCGTCGCGCTGTACCCCGCCTGGTCGCGGATCGACGCGGATCTGACCCGGTCCGCCTCACTCGGTGCGATGGGGGTGCTCGCCCGCTCGGGCTGCAGCACCGTGGGCGACCACCAATACGTCTTCCCGCGCGGCTCCGGCGACATCGTCGGCGGGATCGTCGACGCCGCCACGACCCTGGGTCTGCGGCTGCACGCGACGCGCGGCTCGATGGACCTCGGCGAGTCTCAGGGCGGGCTGCCGCCGGACTTCGCGGTCGAGACCACCGCGGCGGCACTGCAGGCCAGCGGCGAAGCCGTCGAGCGGTACCACGACACCTCGTTCGACGCGATGGTGCGCGTCGCGATCGCGCCGTGCTCGCCGTTCTCGGTGACGCCGGACCTGCTGCGCGAGTCGGCGGTCCTCGCCCGGCAGCTCGGCGTGCGCCTGCACACGCACGGCTCCGAGACGGTCGAGGAGGACGCCTACACCCGCGAGGCCTTCGGGATGTCGCCCACGGACTACCTGGAGTCGCTCGGCTGGCTCGGCGACGACGTCTGGATGGCGCACGGCGTGCACCTCGACGACGACGCGATCGCGAAGTTCGCGGCTACGGGCACCGGAGTCGCGCACTGCCCGTCCTCGAACGCGCGGCTCGCGGCGGGCATCGCGCCGATCCCGCAGCTGCTGGCGGCCGGGGCTTCGGTCGGGCTCGGCGTGGACGGGGCAGCGTCGAACGAGTCCGGGCAGCTCGGCTCCGAGATCCGCGCGGCGGTGCTGATGAACCGGCTGCGCGCGGGCGCCGACCGGATGAGCGCCCGGCAGGCGCTCTCGATCGCGACGATCGGCGGTGCCCGGGTGCTCGGGCGCCAGGACGAGATCGGCTCGATCGAGGTGGGCAAGCTCGCCGACCTGGCGCTCTGGCGGATCGACGGGGTCGAGCACGCCGGCATCGCCGACCCGGTCGCGGCGCTCGCGCTCGGTGCGCAGCCGCCGCTGACCCTGCTGCTCGTCAACGGGCGGCCCGTGGTCGCAGACAGCCGCCTCGTCACCGCGGACGAGGACGCGATCGCCCGCGAGGTCGCCCTCGCGAGCGCGGAGCTGGCGTCGCGCGTCTGACGCCTCGGCGCGGTGTGCTGAGGACGGCGGGTCTCGATACGCCGCTCCGCGGCTACTCGACCCGCATGGGTGCGCATGCTGATCGAGTAGGCCGCGGAGCGGGCGTATCGAGAGCCACGCCCGTTCGTGGGGCGGTCTGCAGACACCGCGTTCTGGCGGTGGTGGGTCTCGATACGCCCCTGCGGGGCTACTCGACCAGCATGGTTCGCCGAGGCCGCGGCCGCGGCCGCGGTCGGCGCGAGGCGCGTGCGGGGTCAGCCGGGGGGTGCGCCCGCGTCGACCGTCGGCACGGGGGCCGCGTCGGGGTGGAGCAGGCGCCAGACGCGGTCGCGGGAGATCGGCAGGGCGTGCGGCCGGACGCCGACGGCGTCGCGAACGGCGCTGGCGAGGGCGGGGGCCACCGGGTTGTAGGGCGCCTCGCTCATCGATTTCGCGCCGAACGGGCCCAGGTCGTCCGCCGTATCCGCGAAGTAGACCTCGGTCGGCGGCACGTCGGCCATCTGCGGGATGTGGTAGTTCCGCAGGATCGCCGTGGTCACGGTGCCCTCGCCGTCGAGGATCACCTCCTCGTACAGCGCCGAGCCGATCGCCTGGGCGACGCCGCCCTCGACCTGCCCGCGGAGCTGCGCCGGATTGATCACGAAGCCCGCGTCCACCGCCTGCACCGACTGCAGGATCCGCACCTCGCCGGTCGGCGCGTGCACCGCGACGCGGAAGCCCTGCACGTTGAACGCGAGCGACCGCTGCGCGCCGTCCTCGCTGCCGGTCGCCGACACCGGTCCGCCGGCCGCGAGCACCAGGTCCGCGTAGCTCACCCGGGTGCCGTCGGCGGCGAGGAGCCCCTCGTCGTCCGGCTCGAACTCGCTCCCGTCGTGACCGGTGAGCCGCTTCGCCAGCGAGCGCAGGTCGGCGAGGAGCCGCAGCGCCGCGCTGTACACGGCCTTGCCGGCCACCACCGTCCCCGCCGAACCGAACGCGCCAGTGTCGTACCGCGCCGCAGCCGTGTCCGACTGACGGATCCGCACCCGGTCCGCCGAAGCCCCGAACGCACTCGCGACGAGCTGCGTGTGCACGGTCGTCGTCCCGTTGCCGAACTCCGCGGTGCCGACTCCGATGGTGAGCACGCCGTCGGGGTCGACCGAGACGGTCGCCTCCGAGAAGTGGCCGCGCGGAGGCAGCGTCGCGATCATCGCCACCGCCATGCCGCGCCCCGTGCTCCAGCCCGGTCCCTCGGGGGCAGCGGCCCCCGTCGCGCGGTCGAGCGCCGCCTCCGCGAGATCGAGGCACTGGTCGAGCCCGTAGGAGGCGAAGCCGATGTCGTCGCCCTCTACGTGGGTCACCACGAGCGGCTCGCCGGGCTTCACCGCGTTGATCCGCCGCAGCTCGAACGGGTCGATGCCCAGCTCGCCGGCGAGCTCGTCCATCGCCGACTCGATGCCGAAGATCACCTGGCCGAGTCCGTAGCCGCGGAACGCGCCCGAGGGCAGGTTGTTCGTGTAGACGGCCTGCGCGTCGACGCGCTTGTTCGGCGCCGTGTAGGTCGCGACCGACTCCGAGGTGCCGTGGAACATCACGCCGGGGCCGTGGTTGCCGTAGGCGCCGGTGTCGGAGAGCACGTCGACGCTCAGCGCGGTCAGCCGCCCGTCGCTGCGCGCGCCGAGGGTCACGTCGACCCGCATCGGATGCCGGCAGGGCGCCATCGTGAACTCGTCGGAGCGGGTGAACTCGAACTGCACCGGCCTCCCGGTCGCCAGCACAGCCAGCGCGACGACGTCCTCGGTGAGGATCTCCTGCTTGCCGCCGAAGCCGCCGCCGACCCGCGCGGTGAACACCCGCACGCTCGCGGGGTCGCGGTCGAAGATCCGCGCGATCTCGTCGCGGACGAGGAACGGCACCTGGGTGGAGGTGCGCAGCACCAGCTCGTCGCCCTCGAGCCAGCCGATCGTGCCGTGGGTCTCCAGCGCGGTGTGCGCGACGCGGGAGGTGGTCCACCGGCCCTCGACGACGACGTCCGCCTCGGCGAGGCCGGCGGCGACGTCGCCGTACTCGCCGTGCAGCTCGGCGACCACGTTCGAGCCGGGGTCGGCGATGCGCGAGGCGATCGGGTCCTTGTCCGCGTGCAGGAGCGGGGCGCCCGGTGCGCGCGCCTCCTCCGGGTCGAAGACCGCGGGCAGCAGCTCGTACTCGACCTCGATCGCCCGGCAGGCGGCCTCGGCCACTCCGACCGACTCGGCGACGACGACAGCGACCCGCTGGCCGCGGAAGCGCACAACGGTGTCGAGCATCCGGGTGTCGTCCGGGTCGTCCAGTCGCGACTCGTGCCGCGCGGTGGAGTAGAGGATGTCCGGCACGTCCGCGGCCGTCAGCACGGCGACGACGCCGGGCATCGTCGCGGCGACCGCGGTGTCCATCGAGAGGATGCGGGCGTGCGCGTGCGGGCTCTGCAGCACCTTGAGGTGCAGCAGCCCGGGCACGGCGACGTCGAGCGTGTACGGCTCCTGGCCGGAGACGATGCGGCGGCCGGCCGGGGCGCCGAGCGAGCGGCCCACCCGTGACTCGTCGGCGGAGGTGCGCCCGGTGCGGCGCACGGGGGTCAGCCCGGTGGGCGGCTCGCAGACGTGCTCGGACACCGCCTCGCGGATCGGCCGGTAGCCGGTGCAGCGGCAGAGGTTCCCCTTCATCAGCCGCGGGAGGTCCTCCTCGCGCGCCCCCTCGAGGGCGCTCGCGGTGACGACCATGCCCGCC comes from the Rathayibacter festucae DSM 15932 genome and includes:
- the allB gene encoding allantoinase AllB, which encodes MPDDSPSLDLVIRSSAVLTENGTRPASVAVAGGLIVAVGDIDAPWKTLEEVVLPAGQVLLPGIVDTHVHVNEPGRTEWEGFASATRAAAAGGVTTIIDMPLNSIPPTTTVTGLDAKKAAAGPQALVDVGFWGGAIPENLGTLRELHDAGVFGFKCFLSPSGVDEFPHLSTEQLFAAMREIAAFDGLLIVHAEDPDELEASANSGGTSYDDFVDSRPPASENSAIASVIQAVRETGGRAHILHLSSAEALPLLREAKAEGLRITAETCPHYLTFDAETIPDGGTQFKCCPPIRDERNRELLWKGLLDGTIDLIASDHSPATAALKFAHDGDFGLAWGGISGLELSFRAVWTGARERGIPLEQVVAWMSTATAAFAGLGQKGLLRAGADADLVAFEPEAASPVDVDALSHKNKVSAYDGRVLRGAVAATWVGGVRVTGGSEAPVGRLLDRP
- a CDS encoding XdhC family protein — protein: MLELAVPLLARVEAGESVAVVTVTHVFGSAPRALGSSMAVDAAGSAIGSISGGCVEAQAYALAQEVLGSGGSGSEHFGFDDEAAFAAGLSCGGQLRVFGHVVDASSGAVLAELRAARAGRPAGLAMIVGGPDALVGLVLTGATRAQDVVGPSLDEDTVRRILAERAARLASGRSATVEIACQGVELEVTYVVSAEKPRLLIFGAVDFSAALCAAGALLGYRVTVCDARPVFATAERFPGADEVVVDWPSDYLAATEVDERTVIAVLTHDEKFDVPLLETALTLPAAYIGAMGSRRTHERRLRLLREAGVAEESLARLHSPIGLDIGASTPEETAVSILAEVLAVRAGASGAPLAGRSGPIHTSR
- a CDS encoding 8-oxoguanine deaminase, which codes for MQRHVITGAHVATVDAAGAEHPGGHVVVDDRRIVAVGAGEPPAWALDGRAPTGLPSAEPVVLTRVDGRGHLLTPGLVNTHHHLYQWLTRGWAQDSILFDWLVALYPAWSRIDADLTRSASLGAMGVLARSGCSTVGDHQYVFPRGSGDIVGGIVDAATTLGLRLHATRGSMDLGESQGGLPPDFAVETTAAALQASGEAVERYHDTSFDAMVRVAIAPCSPFSVTPDLLRESAVLARQLGVRLHTHGSETVEEDAYTREAFGMSPTDYLESLGWLGDDVWMAHGVHLDDDAIAKFAATGTGVAHCPSSNARLAAGIAPIPQLLAAGASVGLGVDGAASNESGQLGSEIRAAVLMNRLRAGADRMSARQALSIATIGGARVLGRQDEIGSIEVGKLADLALWRIDGVEHAGIADPVAALALGAQPPLTLLLVNGRPVVADSRLVTADEDAIAREVALASAELASRV
- a CDS encoding molybdopterin-dependent oxidoreductase, giving the protein MRFTVNGEPVDASPRPGQVLRTLLRDHEHFEVKKGCDAGDCGACSVLVDGTPFHSCLYPAHRMEGREVTTAAGLGTPEEPGAVQQSFVDHAAFQCGFCTAGMVVTASALEGAREEDLPRLMKGNLCRCTGYRPIREAVSEHVCEPPTGLTPVRRTGRTSADESRVGRSLGAPAGRRIVSGQEPYTLDVAVPGLLHLKVLQSPHAHARILSMDTAVAATMPGVVAVLTAADVPDILYSTARHESRLDDPDDTRMLDTVVRFRGQRVAVVVAESVGVAEAACRAIEVEYELLPAVFDPEEARAPGAPLLHADKDPIASRIADPGSNVVAELHGEYGDVAAGLAEADVVVEGRWTTSRVAHTALETHGTIGWLEGDELVLRTSTQVPFLVRDEIARIFDRDPASVRVFTARVGGGFGGKQEILTEDVVALAVLATGRPVQFEFTRSDEFTMAPCRHPMRVDVTLGARSDGRLTALSVDVLSDTGAYGNHGPGVMFHGTSESVATYTAPNKRVDAQAVYTNNLPSGAFRGYGLGQVIFGIESAMDELAGELGIDPFELRRINAVKPGEPLVVTHVEGDDIGFASYGLDQCLDLAEAALDRATGAAAPEGPGWSTGRGMAVAMIATLPPRGHFSEATVSVDPDGVLTIGVGTAEFGNGTTTVHTQLVASAFGASADRVRIRQSDTAAARYDTGAFGSAGTVVAGKAVYSAALRLLADLRSLAKRLTGHDGSEFEPDDEGLLAADGTRVSYADLVLAAGGPVSATGSEDGAQRSLAFNVQGFRVAVHAPTGEVRILQSVQAVDAGFVINPAQLRGQVEGGVAQAIGSALYEEVILDGEGTVTTAILRNYHIPQMADVPPTEVYFADTADDLGPFGAKSMSEAPYNPVAPALASAVRDAVGVRPHALPISRDRVWRLLHPDAAPVPTVDAGAPPG